The following are from one region of the Herpetosiphonaceae bacterium genome:
- a CDS encoding methyltransferase: DGRLLIVETVLPEGDTPHQGKLQDLVMLVFPGGQERTEKEYEQLLDKAGFRMRRVVPTTSVVSIVEGVPA, translated from the coding sequence CCGATGGCCGGCTCCTGATTGTCGAGACCGTGCTGCCCGAGGGCGACACGCCGCACCAGGGAAAGCTTCAGGATCTCGTCATGCTGGTGTTTCCGGGTGGGCAGGAGCGTACTGAAAAGGAGTACGAGCAGCTCCTCGACAAAGCCGGCTTCCGGATGCGGCGCGTAGTGCCGACGACGTCAGTTGTCAGCATCGTGGAAGGTGTGCCGGCGTAG